In Sorghum bicolor cultivar BTx623 chromosome 10, Sorghum_bicolor_NCBIv3, whole genome shotgun sequence, one genomic interval encodes:
- the LOC8083173 gene encoding RING-H2 finger protein ATL74, whose translation MSNCSNLTAARAPAPGAPRAPPSPLDYDVVVILAAMLCALVCALGLNSMLQCVVRCTRRAVSDPAAWVAHRRANAGLKREEVVALPVATYVASPSPSPVAGRSPAQLQQRHAPAGCAICLSDFADGERIRVLPVCGHRFHVVCIDRWLVSHCSCPTCRRRLSSDSAVGGHDRLQVLTAV comes from the coding sequence ATGTCCAACTGCAGCAACCTCACGGCCGCGCGCGCACCCGCGCccggggcgccgcgcgcgccgccgtcgccgctggACTACGACGTGGTGGTGATCCTGGCGGCGATGCTGTGCGCGCTGGTGTGCGCGCTGGGGCTCAACTCGATGCTGCAGTGCGTGGTGCGGTGCACCCGCCGCGCCGTGTCCGACCCCGCCGCGTGGGTCGCGCACCGCCGCGCCAACGCCGGGCTCAAACGCGAGGAGGTCGTCGCGCTGCCCGTGGCCACCTACGtcgcctcgccgtcgccgtctccGGTCGCGGGGCGCTCTCCGGCACAGCTGCAGCAGCGTCACGCGCCCGCGGGGTGCGCCATCTGCCTGTCGGACTTCGCTGACGGCGAGAGGATCCGGGTGCTCCCTGTGTGCGGCCACCGGTTCCACGTCGTGTGCATCGACAGGTGGCTCGTCTCGCACTGCTCCTGCCCgacgtgccgccgccgcctctcctCCGACTCCGCCGTCGGTGGTCACGACCGCCTGCAAGTTCTGACGGCTGTATGA
- the LOC110430745 gene encoding uncharacterized protein LOC110430745 produces MDGSESPAPARLHPSISACALRCVALHLLRGLHRSFPTACSAARVARPPPPHAAREEENDQRRAHAPTHARTHASRLRSGRDGRIGWGGMRSGSRNPHPEFKTPRRAAVQCSDVTARPRAAPEEAAEQASSRARRSTVARATWAAAVCAATCSVGGRINDASGKVGEGRGAEQSRAPSNGLRPASPTRWRIPGVDSRSTSIRRMATSAGTAGWVTINGRPPRPCPTPLPTHTHTHTTTTSSAHDRLLGSDHRASMAMSDTGSSFAQWAALYHHHHDATGPAVLPDDDAAADVLGIGIGTTAAAAAVASPTSGGSSGGGGSPTKAAGVQHQQQLHGVEGPRIGKPAAAARRRSRASRRAPVTLLNTDTANFRAMVQQFTGIPAPPAGAFGVGAGGAPLINFAADYAFPPSSAVMSFDHHQQQLHRSQHAAPPLQEQLRRQQQYTGASSPFGYGNSFLQGGGGGGDIFASHGGGFAASAEDRMLLQSIQAAQMPPMSAANTSTNGFFA; encoded by the coding sequence atggatggatcgGAATCGCCGGCGCCTGCCCGCCTCCATCCATCCATCTCCGCCTGTGCGCTGCGTTGCGTGGCCCTCCATCTTCTCCGCGGCTTGCACCGAAGCTTCCCCACTGCATGCAGTGCAGCACGGGTCGCCCGGCCGCCGCCTCCACATGCTGCGCGAGAGGAGGAAAACGACCAGCGTCGCGCGCACGCacccacgcacgcacgcacgcacgcctcCCGCCTGCGAAGTGGACGCGACGGCCGTATTGGGTGGGGTGGGATGCGATCCGGCAGCCGAAATCCCCATCCGGAATTTAAGACGCCTCGCCGTgctgcagtgcagtgcagcgaCGTGACAGCCCGGCCGCGGGCCGCCCCCGAAGAAGCAGCCGAGCAGGCGAGCAGCCGGGCCCGGCGCAGCACAGTGGCGCGGGCCACGTGGGCCGCTGCTGTGTGTGCCGCCACCTGTTCCGTAGGCGGGCGGATCAACGACGCTTCTGGGAAGGTGGGTGAGGGGAGGGGAGCGGAGCAGAGCAGAGCTCCATCCAACGGGTTACGTCCAGCCAGCCCGACACGTTGGCGAATCCCGGGCGTTGACTCGAGGAGCACGTCGATCCGACGGATGGCAACGTCTGCTGGGACCGCGGGCTGGGTCACTATAAATGGCCGACCACCGCGGCCGTGTCCAACTCCTCTtccgacacacacacacacacacacgacgacgacgagcagcGCTCACGATCGGCTGCTCGGCTCCGACCATCGCGCGTCTATGGCGATGAGTGACACGGGCTCGAGCTTCGCGCAGTGGGCCGCGctctaccaccaccaccacgacgCCACCGGCCCGGCCGTCCTGCCCGACGACGACGCCGCGGCGGATGTCCTCGGCATCGGGATCGGCACCACCGCTGCGGCCGCCGCGGTGGCGAGCCCGACGTCGGGAGggtccagcggcggcggcgggagcccCACAAAGGCGGCGGGGGtccagcaccagcagcagctGCACGGGGTGGAGGGGCCCCGGATCGggaagccggcggcggcggcgcggcggcggtccCGCGCGTCGCGGCGCGCGCCCGTGACGCTGCTCAACACGGACACCGCCAACTTCCGCGCCATGGTGCAGCAGTTCACGGGCATCCCCGCGCCCCCCGCCGGCGCGTTCGGGGTCGGGGCCGGTGGGGCACCGCTCATCAACTTCGCCGCCGACTACGCCTTCCCGCCTTCCTCGGCCGTCATGTCCTTcgaccaccaccagcagcagctcCACCGGAGCCAACACGCTGCGCCGCCGCTCCAGGAGCAGCTCCGGAGGCAGCAGCAGTACACAGGCGCGTCGTCGCCATTCGGCTACGGCAACAGTTTCCTGcaaggcggaggcggcggcggagacaTCTTCGCCTCCCACGGCGGCGGGTTCGCGGCGTCGGCGGAGGACAGGATGCTCCTGCAGAGCATCCAGGCGGCGCAGATGCCGCCGATGTCCGCCGCTAACACCAGCACTAACGGCTTCTTTGCTTGA